The stretch of DNA ACAATGGTAACAGAAACACATAAATAGTGGACTTGCAGGATATAGGAGACATTGCATGCGCTCTTTTGACAGACTAAAGAAGGTTAGGGTAACTTTGCAACTCATGTGACATGAAAACACTAGTTAAAGATGTTGCAGATATATTTAAACTGAGTAGAcgagtagaaaaaaaaactgcttacCTGTTTCCACAAGAGAACGTCCACCTCGTTCAGTTTCCATGAAATTATAACATGTATAGCAGACAACACCACTCCAGTGATGACCGCTGCCCGCATCCTGACCGGGAGCAGTGTGTAGATAACATGAATGAAGAAAACGGTCCACCATATTCCCTCCGAAGCACTTCTGGGCTGCACGAGAAGAACACCTATCACCTGTACCACCAGGACGACAAGGATTACAACGTAACAGACGATCCACATGTGGTCCTGGTGGAATCCATTCCGATTACACACGACCATTAACACCAGGATGAGCAAGATAGCCATTGAGAAAACAACCACATAAGTTAGTCGACAGATGCCCCCGGCGCAATGGAATCCCAGCATGACCGCACATACAATCACCAACACAGCCATGAGCATGGTCAGGCTGCTCTGGTTCAGTCGAAAAAAGTAGCGCTGGTATAACTTTTCCAACTTCTCCGACTGAAACTTTTTGGACCTGAAAATATGCATCACGCTGGTGCAGCATGCGACCATTGAAAACGTAGAAAAGTGGACGTCGGGCACggcgtcctcctcctctggcttGGATTTGgctgtcctctcctccagaCCCAACTCCACCGACTTGGGTCTCACTTCGCCATCCGCGTACCTTGGGGACGAACGGTTATTGTTGCGACTCTCCTCCCCATGCTCTTGCCACGCAGACTTGGACCTGAAACTAACTCGGCTGACGGTTGTGGTGGCTCGCCCCGCTTGTCGGTCGAAATcgtcctcctccctccatctgctGTTGGACCGCGCGAGCTTTCTGCTGGAGGATCGGGACGAGTATGGACATCCGTTCGGTACGGCCTCTGACTCGCCCCAAGCAGATCTGTGCTCCGTCCCTCCCCTCAGCCCAGGAGCACCGACGCCGGGCGGGCTTACACTGTTCGCTCTGGACATGCTGCTTAGTGTACTCTTCAGTTTAAAAGTGAAtcgtaaataaaaaacaaaccaatTAAAAAGTTCAAATTGTTAACAGGAGCATACGTTTCACTGATTGTGGCTTGCGATCATAATTCCACCTTAGAGATAGGCTTCTCTGAAGGAAACATTCCCTCTGAACAAGGCTTATTTCTCGACTTCTCAAAAGGACATATAAGCTAATTATGTAGTCACTGCGGAATGAAATGTCAGATTGCCTGAAGGGTGTACGTTCATTGTGCTAAGTGCAGTGGTAAACATCTTGAAGCCACTTCAAAATTAGATACAAAAAGTAAACGTTGACGTTGAATGTAACCAAAGATGCCATTTCAGATAGCATCCTGTCCATAATATAGCCCCAAGTCCATGGTTGTGAATCACCAAAATTCTGTTCCCGTAATCCTCATTCTACAATTCATTAGAAGCAACCTCCATAAATGGCAATTGCTTTAGAGACCACTTAAGAAATCATTAAATAAGGGACCATAAGTCATTTGGGACTCATCCCAGGACGACCTGAACATCACAACCAGTGTGTCCAGATAGAGAAGCAATTCTCGGCACATATGTCATGTTCTGTCAAATCACCAAATGTCAGCAGCTTCGATAGTGGGCAAGTAAGACTGAATCTAACTATGGCGTGTCTTTCCATTCGCCTCTTTTTATCATCTGGTAGCACAGTAGCCTAAATAAAACATCCGACAAGCCGAAACAGGAAAACACGGAAAAGGAAAATAACATCTACATGCTGCTATCTGtattgattcattgattcaaGCAAGTCGTCCACCTGTGAGGAGCTTTGTGATGCAGCCCAACGCATGGTTAGACACATAGGATTTCCTCTCAAACGCGCGATCCCCTCGACCCACGCAAATATTTATTGACCACAAGGACAGCATGGTGACTTTACCCCACGATGAGTGACGACACTCGTGAATCTGCGAATGCAACACTCACGGTATCCAGTTGTCATTATGTTGCAGCTGCTTGTTTGTGATCAGGATCCCTTTTCAAATCAGTAACACATTTTGTCCATGCGGATTCATGCAGCATCACAGACGTCAGCGCGTTAAAAATGCAGATTATTTTCCACTTGCAGAGCCATGGAATCAGTACGCATCAGAGAGTGGCAGTGCAACAATCATTTTTGAAATCTCTAGCACGAAAAAAATCCTCTGCGGAGTATCCAGGATGAGATACAAAATATTGATTACGCTTGATCCCGTTTCGCTGCCTCTGCTTTCTGCTACCAATTCAACCAAGGCTGATTCTTGAGGCCCGCCTTCGCTCCAGCGCAATTGGGTGGATCGACTGAAAACTTTCGCCACTTGATTTTCATTGGCTGTCACTTCTGTCATCGTAGGCCTATTAAATGTTTCACGCGCTCTTCTCTGATTCATAGAAGTGGTAGGCGGGCTTGTGTCCACATTCGTACTGTCGAATGCCTCATCTGCACAACTCCAAGGGAAAAGACAAGGACCACTGTTTTAAACAATCAGCTTTGTTTCAAAAGCTCCCTTGGCTGTCGGTGGAGCGTCACACTTTCCACTAACGAACTGACCTGCTAGTAAGTAAACCGAGATAACAAGAGGCAAAACTTTCCCTCTCTGATAAATTATTCAGCTGTGGATCAATTCAAATATTTCACTGATGGTTACTTTGTATATTAGGTAAGCCTCTTTCATATTACCTGTAGTGACGTTTTAAAATggaaataataatgtatttatatactTGCATAAAGCATACCTTACATAAAGGTAAACCTCAAATACGTAAATAAGGTGGTTGATTCACCCAAGTTTGGAACACAAAACTGTGATGGTGGATGCTATTGTGTAGATCACAACCCAAGTCAACAAAACCCCTTTAACCATCCAAATAGCAGACTATTACacattttgaccacgtggaaaATATGTGGTAGTAATATCTTCCCATTTAACTTAATCTGAACTTGATAATAGCATTAACTTTATGCTACTAAGTTTTTAATATGTTCAGTGGCTGCTGATGGTGAACCCTGTTGATGACAACTAAGCCTACATATATAACCTGACATCTCATGGTCTCCCAGCCTTGAGCCAGCTGAAAACAACTAACCACAAACCATGCTACTGACTTAATGTAAATAGACAGGGAAAAAATCTTCTCTTCACTGACAAAAGATCTTTTTAGGTGTCTCTTTGGTGTGGATTCATTTACATGTTCCAATGTATgtggtatgtgtatgcatgaacTGCATAGACACAATACacttctatttcttatgtaaagtagtatttattgttacactaggtctctattgctcgtagcttgactgttctctcccttgtacgtcgctttggacaaaagcgtctgctaaattgctaaatgtaaatctaaatgtaaagacaCATCCTAATGATCAGAAAGGCCCACATCTGTGACTTCCGAAGGATGTCTGCTGCCCTCTTGTGGAGAGACAAATCAGTGGTTTCAGGAAAGAGCCAGTGAAAAACTCCAACTCGTTTTGGTCTAGACCTAGCAAGCCAACTACCTAAAAAGCATACAAAAACCTTGGAAAGGCcatcaacagcccagttggcagaTTAAATCTGGCTAACATGCTAGCTGCCATCTTTTGGCGATAGTGATGTCGCACTGTGAGGGCTCTTCTTACATTtccgcagggggggggggtgttcctTTTCCGGGCCGCAGAACTACATAGCACAGTGTGAACGACAGGTGTATTTATccgttgttgttttttttgttgtatttatccgtaattgttgcatagtgttactttaactccTACAAGTTACCTACGAATGAATGTGGGTACCTCCAATTATAATGTTGCTCTTACAGTGACTTAAAAATGGTTACTATTAAAGGaagagtctgtgattctggcgaaaggttgatATTTtagacagccaatcaaatcacatcCCTCCTTTTGTGCTTCTGAAGCATCGTGTTGaatggctggaattgtttatggctcggtctgagccaATATTTTTGTTTCCCATTAACAGAGCCAGGACCGTGTGCAAACACCagagagcgcacacactgaaAGGACACTGAACGGAACGCTAGAGAATTGTTAGGAGCAAAAAGTTGTATACTTTTTGCTAATACATTGTGCTGCTGCCAAGTGCAGTGTTATATAGGGGTATAGTGTGGTAGATACTCAATACTAATAATTGATTTCACATGCTATTGATAAGCAAAAAGAAAACTCAAGACATGTTTTGCTTCCCATATTATTTATTGTAAATATATAATTGTATTAATAACCATACTTATACAAAGTCTGCTGGTCCCATGCAAAACCTTTTTTTCTTATCAAAAAGCCCAGGGATATTTGAGAAGGGGGTTGAACGTTAAGTGGCATGCTTCATTTAGACTACCATGGTTTATAACCCAAGGTGGGTTGATGTCATATTTCCTCTCACATGCAATGTTTTGACAGTCACACGCCTGCTTCCCGTCATAAACTTTCTAACAGACTCACGGTTGGCCACTCAAGACGAAAATAACCCAGATACCCTTGAGCACAAATGGATAGGTGTACATCAGAAAGTGGGGGTTGCTGAGCCAACTGACGTGGCCTTAGTCACCCAGTCACCTTGCCTGTCTGGTGTTTGACATCAAAGGCCCAGCACATGAAAGACCTGCTATCTCCTGAACAGCTGGTGTGGCTTAGGAGATACATTAATTTCAATCAGGCAAGGTGTCCTCCAAGATGCAGCTGAAGCATCAGCCCATTCATAACGGCTCCCCTcatttagcccccccccccccaaaaaaaaaacctctaggACACCACGCCCCAACCTACGGTAAGCTCCAGATTCTAACTAAATCAGTAGAACAGGTAAAACAGTGCATCAAAAACTCTCTACCAATGATGAACCACCATATTCATGCAAATCTAAAAGAACTGCAATACTGCATATGGgaaacaaataattaaaaatgaagAGGATAACAAAATACTTCTATGCAACAAacaaccccctcctccccaaccCCAAAAAAACAGACTAAAATTAACACTGAGGTTTGGATCGAACCAGTAGACGCTCTAATTCGGGTTAAATCTATATCTGTAAATGGCTCTAACAGGAAATGACACGATGAGTAGAAATTGAGGCAAAAGGTTGCTGTAGTGCAGTGGTGCTACTTCAGGAAGGGACCATAAACAAACCaccatcccttcctctcctcctttcccagGCTGGACCCTTTTTCAGGCTGCTGACTATGAGGGCAAAAAGACACTGAGGTGTTCAGcaattcctctttctctcactttccatccctttctcatcacatcttctttctctctgtctctctccccgaTTGCCTCTTCACCCCACACccctcctcatacacacacgcacaaacaaacacacccattcCATCCCTGTCTATTCTGGATTTTTTTGGTCATTGGAGATGGATGCCGCATGCATTTTAATCCATTTCAGCCTTGGAAGCCGGCATATGTGGAAATTTCCCTTGGCCGGGTACAATTTGTAGTTCTGGGGTTTGCCTGGGGGTTCAGACGTCAAGCACAAGCCCTTCAAAAAATATTTCAAGAACAGCAGTGAAGAGAGTTTACGGTCCACATATCCCTGGCATTAGAAGGACAACTGCATTCATTTTTGAAGACCATTAAGATGTTGCATGTCAAAACAGTTCAATAACATACTGATGCAGATCAAAATACTTGCAATAACTGTACAACTAGCAAGTCTGTCTTAACTAATTTGCTACGTTTGTTGCACACCTGACTGGTTATACATTTTACATGTAGACAGACAACCCACAACTATCAACCTGTGACAACAAACCATATGTACGAATACATGTTCCAAACAGTTACACAACTGTTACCAATATTTCAAACACAGCTATGGCCAACAAAATAACTACTAGGGTCGAGGCAAAGGAAGCTTGTTAATGGTAAATCATACAGAGAGTAGTCTCATCTGCGCTGTCAAGGCATACAACTACATTAACTAAATCAGTGCTCAAGCGAAGGGGATGTTTGTTTACAGAGTCCGAAAAACAATAAACTATGATGCTGCGTTACAATTAAGAGGCAATTTAGCATCCCAAAGACAAGCAGAGGaaggaatgttccagaatttcTATCCGTGGctcaaaaggaaaacaaaatcaTGTGAACACCTTTGGTGTCATTTTACAGATGCAGCCAAAGGCTACAACCAGTGGCAGTGGGcattaaaagtaaataaataaatacataaaaaccaAAACAGTGTTTGTTCGAGGGAACAGAGCATGGGAGAATGACATGGTGCTTCCTGTCCCCGGTGCTATAGTAAAGTACTGATTGAGGTGCCTGCCTTTGCCCTCTTTTCATTGTGGCCCTCTATACCCCTCTAAACAACCCAATCAAGCCTGTAAACTTAAGCTATTAGGGTAGCAAGCATTTCTTTCCATTCACCAAGTTCGATCATCAACAACGTAACATTGTTGCCATTGTTATCCATATGCTACTGTCTTTATCTGGGGGAAACAACAAAAAGTTTTGTATTGTTATACAATGAGCAGACTATTTTCTCTTGTGTTTTTAAAGGTTATCTTTGCTTCTCATCTTGTCCTTGGGTTTACTCTCTGCAGAGTGGTGCAGGGTTGCTGGGTGTTTATTCCACTTTGCTGTACTCCTCCACGTGGCCCagcactttctttctctgccgCAACATGTGGAAATACAGCTGGGGAAACACTGGGGCAGCAAGcaaagagagggacacacacacacacacacacacacacacacacacacacacacacacacacacacacacacacacacacacacacacacacacacacacacacacacacacacacacacacacacacacacaaataaataaataaataaacaagactgtatatatatagcaGCATACCTCAgccaaatacaaaataaactaaaaaagaCCATATTTAGCATTCTACTTTTGCAGCGGTCAAGGGTAAACTCTCTGAATAACTTGCTGAAGCAATTCCACCAAGTTTTAAATGACAATCTCATCCTAAGATACAACTAGAGCTCTGAATCTCCAAAACAAAACTGACACCCACGTACATGCTTGTAACACACAGGAGGTAACCCATGAGCACTTACAGGGGATGTAGGAGATCatggtgaggatgaggaaggtgTGGTAGTCGAAGGAGAAGTTGTACTTGTTGGGCAGGGTGATTGAGTAGAGGCCTGTCTTCTGCACAACAGGCAGTGCAGCATAGATGGTCAGCAGCTCACCAGTCACACCCATTGGGTAGAGCACAATGAAGAAGGTGTACCTGGGATAAGGATGCGAACAGAGAACTGGCATCATGTGGGAACAAGAAGGACTTCTACCACGTGTTCACAGCTTTTAACACAGTTCAGCAAATAGCTAAGATCAGTACAATCAAGTCACAATATTTCTGCATATGAAAGATAAACAAAAAATGTCAGTGAATGTGAAAACTATATTCCACAGGCTTCAATACTAACCCCCCTTTCCCCCCAACAAAATACACATCCCAGGCCATTAAATGACAGCCATCCAATCTAATTAACATACTATTCTCAAGAAATAATTTACAAACCTTCAGATCATATCTATCTGGTTTTCACTGAAATTAATCAAATAAGCAGAATGTGATCCTCAAGAGAACCAGCTGGTGCCACTGCCAGAAACCCGAGGCTGAGAATGCCATTTTCTATCTAACAACTTCCTCCAGGTGAAATGAGGTTCTTAGGTATCTTGTTGCTATGGTTATGAAAACCACCATGAACTGGAATATCAGAGACATAGAAGTGAAGAGGATGGTCCTCAGAACATCACACTAATGCAGCAGTTTTAATGCACCCCATGTAT from Clupea harengus unplaced genomic scaffold, Ch_v2.0.2, whole genome shotgun sequence encodes:
- the LOC122131758 gene encoding adenylate cyclase type 5-like, with translation MSRANSVSPPGVGAPGLRGGTEHRSAWGESEAVPNGCPYSSRSSSRKLARSNSRWREEDDFDRQAGRATTTVSRVSFRSKSAWQEHGEESRNNNRSSPRYADGEVRPKSVELGLEERTAKSKPEEEDAVPDVHFSTFSMVACCTSVMHIFRSKKFQSEKLEKLYQRYFFRLNQSSLTMLMAVLVIVCAVMLGFHCAGGICRLTYVVVFSMAILLILVLMVVCNRNGFHQDHMWIVCYVVILVVLVVQVIGVLLVQPRSASEGIWWTVFFIHVIYTLLPVRMRAAVITGVVLSAIHVIISWKLNEVDVLLWKQVSSFFFYSSTQFKYICNIFN